In Harmonia axyridis chromosome 6, icHarAxyr1.1, whole genome shotgun sequence, a single window of DNA contains:
- the LOC123682117 gene encoding histone H2B-like, which translates to MPPKTSGKAAKKAGKAQKNISKSDKKKKRKRKESYAIYIYKVLKQVHPDTGISSKAMSIMNSFVNDIFERIAAEASRLAHYNKRSTITSREIQTAVRLLLPGELAKHAVSEGTKAVTKYTSSK; encoded by the coding sequence ATGCCTCCTAAAACTAGCGGAAAAGCTGCCAAGAAAGCTGGCAAGgcccaaaaaaacatttctaaaagcgacaagaagaagaaacgcaAGAGGAAGGAAAGTTACGCTATCTACATTTATAAAGTATTGAAACAAGTCCATCCGGATACGGGTATTTCAAGCAAGGCTATGAGCATCATGAACAGTTTCgttaatgatattttcgaaCGCATCGCCGCCGAGGCGAGTAGACTTGCTCACTACAACAAACGTTCGACAATAACCAGCAGGGAAATTCAAACAGCAGTGCGCCTTCTCTTGCCCGGTGAGTTGGCAAAACACGCCGTCAGCGAAGGAACTAAAGCAGTAACAAAATACACCAGTTCCAAATAA
- the LOC123682396 gene encoding histone H3 gives MARTKQTARKSTGGKAPRKQLATKAARKSAPATGGVKKPHRYRPGTVALREIRRYQKSTELLIRKLPFQRLVREIAQDFKTDLRFQSSAVMALQEASEAYLVGLFEDTNLCAIHAKRVTIMPKDIQLARRIRGERA, from the coding sequence ATGGCCCGTACGAAGCAAACCGCAAGAAAATCCACTGGCGGAAAGGCACCGCGTAAGCAACTTGCCACAAAAGCGGCACGTAAAAGTGCACCCGCTACTGGTGGCGTAAAAAAACCTCATCGTTACCGTCCAGGTACCGTAGCTCTTCGTGAGATCCGTCGTTATCAGAAAAGTACCGAGCTGTTGATTCGCAAACTTCCTTTCCAAAGGTTAGTGCGCGAAATTGCCCAAGACTTCAAGACCGATCTCCGTTTCCAGAGCTCCGCCGTGATGGCCCTTCAAGAAGCTAGCGAAGCTTATCTGGTCGGTCTATTCGAAGATACAAATTTATGTGCCATTCACGCCAAGAGAGTAACCATTATGCCGAAGGACATTCAACTTGCTCGACGTATCCGTGGCGAACGTGCTTAA
- the LOC123682822 gene encoding histone H2A, translating to MSGRGKGGKVKGKAKSRSNRAGLQFPVGRIHRLLRKGNYAERVGAGAPVYLAAVMEYLAAEVLELAGNAARDNKKTRIIPRHLQLAIRNDEELNKLLSGVTIAQGGVLPNIQAVLLPKKTEKKS from the coding sequence atgtctGGTCGCGGTAAAGGTGGAAAAGTTAAGGGTAAGGCAAAGTCTCGTTCCAACCGAGCTGGATTACAATTTCCAGTTGGTCGTATTCATCGTTTATTACGCAAAGGAAATTATGCTGAACGAGTTGGAGCTGGAGCACCCGTCTATCTAGCCGCTGTTATGGAATATCTAGCCGCCGAAGTTTTGGAATTGGCCGGTAACGCAGCACGTGACAACAAGAAAACCAGAATTATTCCCAGACATCTTCAGCTGGCAATCAGAAACGACGAAGAGTTGAACAAATTGCTATCGGGAGTAACTATCGCTCAAGGTGGTGTTTTACCGAATATCCAAGCCGTCCTCTTGCCAAAGAAGACAGAAAAGAAATCATAA
- the LOC123683288 gene encoding histone H1B-like, which produces PTSEMVNNAIKDLKERSGSSLQAIKKFIASNYKVDSEKLAPFIKKYLKSAVQSGSLVQTKGKGASGSFKLAAGGSTSGSQKKVIKKATSKSKDDLKKSTSASAVVTDKKKKKSTVAKKQAAV; this is translated from the coding sequence ccgacttcagagatggttaataacgccatcaaagatttgaaagaaagaagtggatcgtcattgcaggccatcaagaaatttatagcttccaactataaagtagattcggaaaaattggctcctttcattaagaaatacctcaaatcagctgtgcaatctggatctttagttcagacaaaaggaaaaggcgcatctggttcgttcaaattggcagctggtggttcgacatcgggatcccagaagaaagtgattaaaaaagccacctccaagtccaaagatgatcttaaaaaatccacttcggcatcagctgtggtgaccgacaagaagaaaaagaagtctactgttgccaaaaaacaagccgctgta
- the LOC123682397 gene encoding histone H4 — protein sequence MTGRGKGGKGLGKGGAKRHRKVLRDNIQGITKPAIRRLARRGGVKRISGLIYEETRGVLKVFLENVIRDAVTYTEHAKRKTVTAMDVVYALKRQGRTLYGFGG from the coding sequence ATGACTGGCAGAGGCAAAGGTGGTAAGGGTTTGGGAAAAGGTGGCGCTAAGCGTCACAGGAAAGTTCTACGAGACAATATCCAAGGAATCACGAAGCCCGCTATCAGAAGATTGGCCCGCCGCGGTGGGGTGAAACGTATCTCTGGTTTGATTTACGAAGAAACTAGAGGTGTACTTAAGGTATTCCTAGAAAACGTTATTAGAGACGCTGTAACTTACACCGAACACGCAAAAAGGAAGACTGTAACAGCAATGGACGTCGTATATGCTTTGAAACGCCAAGGTCGTACGTTGTACGGTTTCGGAGGTTAA